The genomic window ACGCAAATATTCAAACATCAATGtacaattttttgtattaatgaaattttacaaaaaaaaaagtttattcttgttttaaattcataatatttgttaaaattttaaatatattctaataattcatttatacaAAGACAcgtatgtattttataattttaaatggaaaaaaaattaaattatatttatgaaaaaaaataaaataattaaattaaaaaatatttttataaataataaccaggagaaaaaacaaaatcgattgaaacaaaaatatctatataataGTGTAGTTAGTAAAATCGATGAACACGAAAAATAGCGAGTGCACCAAAGTCCAAAGAACATCTcagaaaaatatgttttctcacttaaaatatattcattaaaaagtGTTCATACGTGCACCAAATTTTAGATGtgatacataaaaaaaaacttgtGCACTCTCTTTTACATTTCCAAAAAGAATAAATCTTGCATTTCCAGaggaaaaattttacatttcataatattttgtatacaCACTTTTGTGCATATGTGCAAATGTTTAATCATGTATCCATGCATAGAGGCGCACATAAATCTAAATGGTGTTGGCACATGTATTTTTTCCGGACGTTTTACTTTTTGATCTTTATACCCgatttaaaaattacttcACCGAAATGTGGTATTAAGATTATAATTAGGAAAAATTCCTTCaagtatttaattttttgaatatacgACTACACGAATGctgcatttttattttttattttatttttttttttaaagtaataATTTGCAACTTTCATTTCAAAATAGAGCAATTAAAACGGGATAacaatttttagaaatatcCGAAACGGAGGAAGGCAGAgaacacacatatatataaatgaacagGCAAAATATtgagtaaaacaaaaaaaaatatttacagatacaatttatgttatttctGGAAATTATGATTTTGTTCTACTTCCAACTTTAACTcagttataaataaataaatgtatgccTCTATGTAACCGactgtttacatatattatataaggtgcgtgcatatgtatgcacgttCCACAACAAAGCTACTTAAACGTTATGCAAGTGATGAACGAAAATCTAACGTATACCACCAAAATAAAACGGGTcgatatatgcatataaacgtacatatatatatatatatttttttttatgttatatatattatacataccTACACAAATGGTAAAACATTTATAAGCAGAAAAATTGgggaaataaataaaattattttttcacataaaaaatgatacatTAATGAAGTACAATGAGTAAACctacataaaattattaatgcaCCAAATGAAAGGTGCAAAATCGAAATAGAGATAaggataaaaagaaaaaaaaaaaaaaaaaaaaaaaaaccatCATGCGTAAGCAAGTTTTCTTTcacttcatatatttatttgtattaacaAGATCTGGGGGAATATTAGCAATGataacttttaaataatgtgTTAATCTATATCCACCTAACACAATTTGTTCGTTCAAagttttctttaaattaacgacaaaaaaatttgttacaTCATAtgaagtatttttatttaatgtttCATGTGGGAAATTATAATAGATACTATGAACGcatttattataactatcacttattataaaatcaagatattcatattcatttaaatcattttttaatctaTTTCCAAAATACTCAGGAGGATATAGGTTCATTAAAGATTTTGCTTCTTTTATTACTTCTTTTGGTGTTACTGTTGGCCATTTCTTTCTTCTTGAGTGAAAAACACAATCACATAAATAATGCAAATTCtctactttatttttatataatatattaatgtctCTTCCTCCATTATCTCCatttatgaaattattattataaaaagttataacATGTAATGGTTGATGAATATCAccaaaaatatgaataaaataccttaaattaaaattatacgaaaaaaaagtaccgaaattttcttttctttttatactttttaacaACTTAAAAATGCGTTTTAATACTGTTAATGCATTGTCTGtattcttataataatattcttgaaatatatttatacgaaCATTGAGTGGGTTATAAGGTGTATCAATATAATGCCATTTATTCATTAAGTCTATACCTCCTGATCTTCTTATATTATTAGGATAATGAATATCAAAGGGTTTTATATGATCAGCCCATATAGAGGCGTATATAGGATCATTAAAATCTTTATCCTCTTTgtaattcttaaaaattttttctaaaattagCTTCTCTTCTTTAGTCAGTCCTTCATATGCAATGGCAGTTGATAGCATATGCCCTTCATCCGACCAGCATGTAATTCTTTTAgcaaatataagaaaaaatagcaaGTAACAAACTGTCTCCTTATTCATTGGCGTCGAGTTATAATTGCCCCGGGTTAAGATGTGGATACAGAGGCATACACgtgcgtacatatatatatatgcacacacacatttacacatacgtatatataggtatatcTATGCGTATGTGCGTTCGCTTTTTTAATAAGCTGTgatatagtaaaattaaaaattaggAACGAACTGTGAGATGTCTCaaacagtaaaaaaaaaaagaaagtttaattttttcctgcATTTGAGAAAAAATTCTTAAGGTTTTAACAGCACTTGAAATGTGCAAATATAAGGATAtacttgtatgtatgtatatgtacacgtatacatttatattatatataagtgtgTATACATGATGTTTATGAGCATGATAATACATGAATTAATATCCAGCtctaataaacaaaaattttaaactaAATAATTGAGGAAGATGTTTAAAAAGATGCCTACTTTGTAACACCTTAAAAAATTCAGTGGAGTTAAAATACTCTTTGTAGTTACCATAAGaatgagaaaataaaaatttattatcttGTTGTGAGCAGATTGTTTTATAAAAGATTGAAggcaaaatatgaaaattgtaataataacaataataatagataGGTAAATAAGCAAGTGTTTAAgtatttgaataatataacCGACAAATGGTATTATACTCGTCATAAACTTTGCGCTTTCAGGGTTAGAGTAATGTAATAATGTGCTACGTTTGTACAATGAATACTAATACAAACAtgtagtataatatataacctGAGGACACTATAaatgtgcatatttttaaaattgagaaaatgtaaatgattttgcattttatacattcatcaataaataaataaagaagtaGCCATATGAAATAATCAtagaaatgtaaaaaaatatatttttatcttttttaagaATGAAAAATTGTGTACACTAGAAAGaaagatacaaaaaaaaaaaaaaaaaaattattaaacatGATTCTTAGaacttcaaaaatatatgaatgacaaaaataaaaaaagaataaacaaAAGGAAGAAAGAAAGGATGGAAgagaaagaaataataagaataattcgTTGCAGAAGCACCTACATAAACATGatattaaaagaacaaattaaatatgcAAAGCTCCCGGGGGAATCGAGCATAAAAGCAAATTAAAGAAATGATCATATATAGGATATGTCATAGTATAATAGATGCAAATctgtatatattacttttgaAATGTTAATAAGagacaaaaaaaagtaaacattACGAtggagaaggaaaaaaaaaagatatttaagGACATTACATTACATACAGACCTAAATCAGTTATTtgacaaaaatgaaattaatatgtttgcttttttataattttattatgcatattataataacgaacacatttaaatattataaatgtcaTTTGATTGGAAGTAAACATTCACCAAATGATAATAAGTTGATAATAGgtaatatacatgtacataaatatgtacgtacTGATGGTATTATTCCAAgaatttctaaaaatatgtCTTACAAATATACCCGTATTAGTGTAAGAAGAAAAGTAGAAGTTGtcaattttttgaaaatatatatgtcgAAGGATGAACCAAAAttgaggaaaaaattaaatacaacgattatattaaaaaggaataaattcTTAAAAGGACACAGTTTAAAGTTAAGATGTAAGCATGACTTGTTGATAggtgataataataacaacacTAATTTGGagagagagaaaaaaaaagacctTTTTTTaggggaaaataaaaatgggaGAATGGATGATGAAAACACTGGCAAAGATCTTCGTGGAAAAATGGGTGATAGCGAGAAAggattaaagaaaaaaaaaaaaaaaagaaaaaggaaaaaaattaaaaaagaacaggaaaaagaaatagaaaaagcaaaagatGAAAAAGGGGAAAAGGAAGAGGAAAAGTGTAAAAAGAAggaaagtaaaataataaataaggatttattaaataacatCAAGGAAAATGAAACACAAAATACGAGAAGTGACACTTCAAACGAATTAGAAGATGAAAACTTTAATTTGTTGAATCAATTCAAGGCACATGAAGATAATACATTAGTTAGCGAACTAACTCCAGCAAAAAGTAAAGAACTTATAAATTGTGcttcttttaaaaagttaatgGTAGagttaaatttaaaagaaaaagatgtTTTAcgcttaataaaaaaaaatgaaaacagtGTCTCAACTTTGATTAATCAGAATTTAACTttagaacaaataaaaaataaagcacaGAATCAAGAAGCACAGAATGAAGAATTATTTGGTACTTTTATGAATAATGATAGTTCAAAAATaggtaatattattaattttaaaaaagtaagtaaagaatataaagaaattattagAGAAGTTATACTCCTTTTTTTAgggaaaaaagtaaaatttagtgaaataataaaacaaatggGCGAAAAAATATGTGACATGAATAATTATTGTCTCTCTATTTtaagagaaaatattttatttaaagaattaaataatgaaacactcaatgaaataattaaaaagtcTGTATTAATAGGACacttaaatgaaaaattttcaaacGATGCTCAAAATTTTGAATGGACTAGACAAATAGAAAACTATATTTTTGATTCCATAAACAATGCCAATTTTAAAGTAAAGGAAATTTCCTACTCCAGTAACACCATAAATATAAGTGTAACATGTATCAAAAATGTCTCTATGGATTCTAATGAATATGATGATATAGAATGTTCCATACAAAGCTCCTTAAGGCAATATGAAAAAGCTAATAACTTAGAtattctttcctttttcaaaATTCTAGTGAACATTTCTTGAAGAAAACGTATTCATTTGAGTAATATACGCCCCTCTGACTGcacaaaaatacaaatacatatatatatatatatatcagtaCATAATCATACGTGAATTACACAcaggtatatatttattcatttatttatttatgttttatgtatatatgcgcTCCGTTTATTTAGGGCGTGTGCCCGTTTCCGCTCTACCTCCTTCTTCCCTAAAAGCCTACATAACAATTAACGCTTAAATAAGCGTTTTACATTTGCTTCAAATGAATTatacgtatttttttatttaatttattttgtttttccctattttgttatttctttCCGTATTTCTTCATGTTCTCTTTTATATCTGTTTGAAGTGTAACTGCAcgtttattatcataaacaTTAATTAAAATCGCTGCCACTACTAATACCGCTACTACTGCTCCTAATAGTgtttattttacttctttcACTTTCAGacatgaaaatttttttcacgaaataactttattaaaaaatggataTGTTCTTCAGTGTAGTATGACCAGCAAATTATCCATCTTGTTATTCTGCTAGTATGAGATTCAAAAATTCTATATTGGCATATATGCATTTGAAAAGATGGTTTTTTCacatttctaaaaaaaaaaatattctcaaaatgtatattattttttataatagtaGTCAGAAAATCTAcctgattttttttatacatgttATATAATCTCATTGATCTgattatttccttttttattaatttaacatttttaaattttgagACTAACGTTGTAAACCatattatattgtaaaaataaagcttACTTTCGataatcatatttataataaaactgTATTCTCCTCCTAAATTTTTATGGCTCTTTACTTCGTTTCCGTTCATGTGTTCACCTTCCTTTTCGAACTCATTAGAAAGTgcatttttgttaaaatgcTTATAATACACTTCTTCACACCGTTCTATAGTAGTACCGCTTGCGTTGGCACTAGAACaggttttattatattcaacaatgctttcttcttctttacTATATAAGGTACCAAgcttaatattattattaactaCTTCTTTTGAAGTATCTTCATTAAGGGaaatatattcttcattGTCAAAATAGACAACTTCATCCACATTTGCTTCTAAATTTCTGAAAGGGTTTCTGTTAACTTGTTCTAAAAAACTGTGGTACGGTGGGTTGCACatggagaaaaaaaacaaatctGTATCGTTAACTACgtttacaaataatttcttcttatctttttgatatttcagtattatatccttttctttattatttaacaaaatatttatataaccatattttaaagaatcTAAATTAATGTCAACACCAATAAAGGACCAGTTATAAACACTATTACCCAAAAGCGGGTAGATACAATTCGCCCCGACTCCTATATCTAAgacttttattatattaccaTGTAGTACTTCAGAAGTCATTGTATGTTCGCTACCTACAAAACTGTTTATTATGTTTAAGCGTTCGTAATGTTTGCATTGTTCAAAATGTTCGCAACgttcaaaattttttgcGCTCTCTTCTTCTGAGATAGTATTTAAGCTAGTAAGATCTGCTAAGTAATGAATGTAATTAACTCTTCCAGGAATACATGggcataaaaattttttcccCGTAAATTCGTTATGTGATTTTGTGTCCTCATATTTTAACTCATCACATGGTtcatttattacatattcatcatttttataatctaATTTTAATAACTTATCATTGTGTTCATTATAAGCATTTAATATAACTTCTTTGTAGTTATTAATTAGTTCGTTCGTGtttacaaaaacaaaattttgaatagtgttatgatataataatgaaatactATCAAATAATGCATCAATTCCATCAACACTatcaatattataatatggcatgtaaaaatttatggAGTAGTACTCTTTCAGTATAgctttacttaaaaaataaacggCTACAGATTTCTCAAAATCGTATATTAATTTCccatttttacttttgtgcaaaaatatatttaaaaaaggatacTTCTTACTTAATTcttcaaaattaataaaattatttttatgtatatttcgATCATGCATTAATTTGGAGTTACTTTCAAAGTAGTAGCTATGATTACTCTTTTTCATCCCCCATTTTGGGCTCCTTTTGTGAGGCTGTGATTTGAAATTGCCcccctttttaatttttagttttttgaTCATTtcagaaggaaaaaattgtatCAACTGTGCAGGTGAAGGGatatcacaaaaaaaattaagccTTTCGAAAATGTACACATTTTGAAAGATTGTATATTTGAGGTGTTTCTGCGCTTATAATACGCAAAAATGGGGTGGAagttaaaaacaaaaaaatgggaaaaacaaaacaaaaacgaATAACGACAAGTAAAAGGAAGCAAGAATGACAAGTAAAATGAAGCACGAAtgataagtaaaataaagcaCGAATGATAAGTAAAATGAAGCACGAATGACAAGTAAAATGAAGCACGAAtgataagtaaaataaagcaCGAATGATAAGTAAAATGAAGCACGAATGACAAGTAAAATGAAGCACGAATGACAGGTAAAATTGACAAAAAAACGTTCACTCATTGGTCAGCAATTTTTTCGTCGTTCCTTAAAAGGCAAAATTACGCAAGCTGCTACATGCCACATagcatatattacatatcaAAAATGAAtcttcaaaaaatatgaaaaaatatcagAACAGTAAAATAATACCGTAAAAATATGCgctattattacatttattaaaccACGGAGCACTTTTAGGTTTCCCATAAGTAAAAGGCTTCCTCAGTACTCGAGAATGAAATCGAACGAATAGTTgcttataataattttatcgcCATCCCTTGCTCCAACATTTTTTAGCTTTGTGTTTATGTTTAAATCATCTagtatttttctaaatactTTTGAACTATCACACTtcgaaaaattgaaaatatttgcctgattttctatatattttccttttattataaaaatatgttcatcatatttatgaatttcATACTCAGATGGACGAAAATTATCGCTATCTTCTATTTTCTCAATATCCATTGGTTTTGGTaaagtttttataaattcatttacTGTATTTTCATCATCAATGTATAGAGTCATTTCATTAATCGCCTCTATAACATTCTCTCCTGTTAGCGCAGAtatgcaaaatattttatcgatgtttatattttcccttacataatttattagcgaatttatattttccttatctttattattatatatatcaattttatttaaaaccACAACTTCCTTCTTAGTTTTAAAGATGCTATGGTATTGGACTAGAacgttttttatattttcataagtTTCAATTATAGTATTACTATTTATGTCAAACATGtagattaatattttactatattttaaatgctCCAAGTACTTGAAAGAAATGTTtgattcttttttatctaaattttttattattcctgGAAAGTCAATCACTGTGTAGTTGCTTTTTTCAGCCGTTCGTAAAGTGCCATCATTATCGTCCCAACCAGTATTATCACCCCAACCAGTATTATCACCCCAACCATTATTATTGCTTACTGAATCATTCTCGTTTTCCCCCATTTCACACACTACTTCGTCCCTAAATTCTTCTTCGAGAATGTCATACTCGTTATCTGGTCTATTACTCATATCCGATTGTGTGCTCTGCACCTGTTCCACGGTCTCATCATCTGGCCCCCCCGAAGTACGTCCTACCTCTTGTGTACTTCCCTTTtcacatttaaaaattccaAAATTTGGAAATTTCGATGTATAACTATAATTTgctatttttacatttgcatttgtaattttatttaatagtGTACTTTTACCTACATTAGGATAGCCAATAATACCAAAGtctgtaaaaaatatttttttcaaaaataactttttttcttttgttttttctccATATTGACAAACAAAAGGTATTCTCAAGCTTTTCGTTCTATAGGAATAGTTTCCCTTTCCTCCTTTTCCCCCCTTTGCCACTAAGACCTTTTGacaatttatgtaaataaaatcaataaaatttttgtcctcatcatatataattgtatttattggtatatgtatatattcatctTTTCCACATTCTCCATTTTGATTATTGTTACATCCTTTACCTCCATTCCCagcataataaaaagattttaatttaacacttaaaaaattatcaatttttttattaccaattaaatatatatctccTCCTTTTCCTCCTCTTCCTCCTGATGCATACTTCTTATTCTTCTTTTGAGAAAATGTTGTAAAACAACATATACCATCACCTCCATTTCCACTTTTCACATTTATTATACACCTGTCATGAAACTGATTCTTCTTTATCATCTTTTTAATGCACTCCAAATAGTTCTTTTTCTTGGTTTTTCGTTCTTCAAACTCTCTGCATCTTGAACCATTCAAAAACATAGCATTTTCCTTTAAAGTTTTACAAGgaatactttttataataacatcTTCGTGGTATACCATTAAGAGAAACAAGATTATACCTCtaagcatattttttctgAACGTGAAAATTGAacgttcctttttttaatgcatAGAATTGAGGGTAGTTTAAACTATGATTgttatgtatgcatttatacaaatatatgcttttacccaaatgtatatttttacccAAATGTATGCATTTACCCAAATGTATGCATTTACCCAAATGTATGCATTTACCCAAATGTATGCATTTACCCAAATGTAtgaatttatacatttatatatatatatatatatatatatatatatatatatatatatatacatgcaaacATACAAATTTGTGGTgtttttattcaaaattgCAAGTAAAAGGTAAGTTTCTTCATTTCAAACATTCTAATAATACTTCCGAATCTGAGTATAAAACGAAGTTATTCTCCCTTGGATTCTCTACACAGAGATGAACACGTGCGGCATTTAAAAAAGCCTAA from Plasmodium malariae genome assembly, chromosome: 13 includes these protein-coding regions:
- the PmUG01_13046500 gene encoding p1/s1 nuclease, putative, producing MNKETVCYLLFFLIFAKRITCWSDEGHMLSTAIAYEGLTKEEKLILEKIFKNYKEDKDFNDPIYASIWADHIKPFDIHYPNNIRRSGGIDLMNKWHYIDTPYNPLNVRINIFQEYYYKNTDNALTVLKRIFKLLKSIKRKENFGTFFSYNFNLRYFIHIFGDIHQPLHVITFYNNNFINGDNGGRDINILYKNKVENLHYLCDCVFHSRRKKWPTVTPKEVIKEAKSLMNLYPPEYFGNRLKNDLNEYEYLDFIISDSYNKCVHSIYYNFPHETLNKNTSYDVTNFFVVNLKKTLNEQIVLGGYRLTHYLKVIIANIPPDLVNTNKYMK
- the PmUG01_13046600 gene encoding conserved Plasmodium protein, unknown function gives rise to the protein MSYKYTRISVRRKVEVVNFLKIYMSKDEPKLRKKLNTTIILKRNKFLKGHSLKLRCKHDLLIGDNNNNTNLEREKKKDLFLGENKNGRMDDENTGKDLRGKMGDSEKGLKKKKKKRKRKKIKKEQEKEIEKAKDEKGEKEEEKCKKKESKIINKDLLNNIKENETQNTRSDTSNELEDENFNLLNQFKAHEDNTLVSELTPAKSKELINCASFKKLMVELNLKEKDVLRLIKKNENSVSTLINQNLTLEQIKNKAQNQEAQNEELFGTFMNNDSSKIGNIINFKKVSKEYKEIIREVILLFLGKKVKFSEIIKQMGEKICDMNNYCLSILRENILFKELNNETLNEIIKKSVLIGHLNEKFSNDAQNFEWTRQIENYIFDSINNANFKVKEISYSSNTINISVTCIKNVSMDSNEYDDIECSIQSSLRQYEKANNLDILSFFKILVNIS
- the PmUG01_13046700 gene encoding conserved Plasmodium protein, unknown function, encoding MIKKLKIKKGGNFKSQPHKRSPKWGMKKSNHSYYFESNSKLMHDRNIHKNNFINFEELSKKYPFLNIFLHKSKNGKLIYDFEKSVAVYFLSKAILKEYYSINFYMPYYNIDSVDGIDALFDSISLLYHNTIQNFVFVNTNELINNYKEVILNAYNEHNDKLLKLDYKNDEYVINEPCDELKYEDTKSHNEFTGKKFLCPCIPGRVNYIHYLADLTSLNTISEEESAKNFERCEHFEQCKHYERLNIINSFVGSEHTMTSEVLHGNIIKVLDIGVGANCIYPLLGNSVYNWSFIGVDINLDSLKYGYINILLNNKEKDIILKYQKDKKKLFVNVVNDTDLFFFSMCNPPYHSFLEQVNRNPFRNLEANVDEVVYFDNEEYISLNEDTSKEVVNNNIKLGTLYSKEEESIVEYNKTCSSANASGTTIERCEEVYYKHFNKNALSNEFEKEGEHMNGNEVKSHKNLGGEYSFIINMIIESKLYFYNIIWFTTLVSKFKNVKLIKKEIIRSMRLYNMYKKNQVDFLTTIIKNNIHFENIFFFRNVKKPSFQMHICQYRIFESHTSRITRWIICWSYYTEEHIHFLIKLFREKNFHV
- the PmUG01_13046800 gene encoding GTP-binding protein, putative; translation: MLRGIILFLLMVYHEDVIIKSIPCKTLKENAMFLNGSRCREFEERKTKKKNYLECIKKMIKKNQFHDRCIINVKSGNGGDGICCFTTFSQKKNKKYASGGRGGKGGDIYLIGNKKIDNFLSVKLKSFYYAGNGGKGCNNNQNGECGKDEYIHIPINTIIYDEDKNFIDFIYINCQKVLVAKGGKGGKGNYSYRTKSLRIPFVCQYGEKTKEKKLFLKKIFFTDFGIIGYPNVGKSTLLNKITNANVKIANYSYTSKFPNFGIFKCEKGSTQEVGRTSGGPDDETVEQVQSTQSDMSNRPDNEYDILEEEFRDEVVCEMGENENDSVSNNNGWGDNTGWGDNTGWDDNDGTLRTAEKSNYTVIDFPGIIKNLDKKESNISFKYLEHLKYSKILIYMFDINSNTIIETYENIKNVLVQYHSIFKTKKEVVVLNKIDIYNNKDKENINSLINYVRENINIDKIFCISALTGENVIEAINEMTLYIDDENTVNEFIKTLPKPMDIEKIEDSDNFRPSEYEIHKYDEHIFIIKGKYIENQANIFNFSKCDSSKVFRKILDDLNINTKLKNVGARDGDKIIISNYSFDFILEY